In the Enterococcus saigonensis genome, one interval contains:
- a CDS encoding peptidylprolyl isomerase, whose protein sequence is MKKKMLLAAVSAMAVLSLAACGAKDQDIATMKGAKITVSDFYDQAKYESNNQQTIRNMIILKVFGDKYGDKVDQKEIDKQYNEQAKVYGDSFEQQLEQSGFTKKTFKEYLTQQAALEKGIKSHVKVTDKDLKTAWDSFHPEVDAHIIAAASEDEAKKLKDEVSKKDADFEKIAKKSSTDSATKEKGGKISFDSQTASVPADVKTAAFKLKDGEISDVIPVTDQSTMMTSYYVVRMDKNKAKGNSMDPYKKELKEIAINTKASDSTFSAKVIGQELKEANVKVKDDALQNILSDFIEAAETKDTKSSSTKDSKADSSTEESKTAESSTAESK, encoded by the coding sequence ATGAAGAAAAAAATGTTATTAGCCGCTGTCAGTGCAATGGCTGTTTTATCCCTTGCTGCTTGTGGCGCCAAAGACCAAGATATCGCCACAATGAAAGGTGCAAAAATCACGGTATCAGATTTTTACGATCAAGCAAAATATGAATCTAACAATCAACAAACAATCCGTAATATGATTATTTTAAAAGTTTTTGGTGACAAATATGGTGATAAAGTTGATCAAAAAGAAATTGATAAGCAATACAATGAACAAGCCAAAGTTTACGGCGATTCATTTGAACAACAACTAGAACAATCTGGTTTCACTAAGAAAACTTTCAAAGAATACTTAACGCAACAAGCTGCTTTAGAAAAAGGTATTAAATCACATGTCAAAGTTACTGACAAAGATTTAAAAACAGCGTGGGATTCTTTCCATCCAGAAGTTGATGCACACATCATTGCTGCTGCAAGTGAAGATGAAGCCAAAAAATTAAAAGATGAAGTAAGTAAAAAAGACGCAGACTTTGAAAAAATCGCAAAGAAGAGTTCCACTGACTCTGCTACTAAAGAAAAAGGTGGCAAAATCTCCTTTGATTCTCAAACAGCAAGCGTGCCAGCCGATGTTAAAACCGCTGCTTTCAAACTAAAGGATGGTGAAATTTCTGACGTTATCCCGGTTACTGACCAATCTACTATGATGACAAGCTATTACGTTGTTCGGATGGATAAAAACAAAGCTAAAGGCAATTCAATGGACCCTTACAAAAAAGAATTGAAAGAAATTGCCATCAATACCAAAGCATCTGATTCTACATTCTCTGCTAAAGTAATCGGACAAGAATTAAAAGAAGCTAATGTAAAAGTAAAAGATGATGCTTTACAAAATATCTTAAGCGACTTTATTGAAGCTGCTGAAACAAAAGATACAAAATCAAGCTCAACGAAAGATTCAAAAGCAGATTCTTCTACCGAAGAATCTAAAACAGCAGAAAGCTCAACGGCTGAATCTAAATAA
- a CDS encoding YtxH domain-containing protein, with protein MLKNFLKGFVVGSVAGGVGTLLTVPRSGNETREKLARELELATETTLELNTRLTNFKNALQTTQKTAQELIPAFTSGLQQDITEFKFQAQPRVAQIKDQVETLTEHVDAFTNDTLSTTDMPIVSKES; from the coding sequence ATGTTAAAAAATTTCTTAAAAGGATTCGTGGTCGGCTCTGTTGCCGGGGGTGTTGGGACATTACTCACTGTTCCTAGAAGCGGTAACGAAACAAGAGAAAAGTTGGCGCGTGAACTAGAGCTTGCCACAGAGACTACTCTTGAATTGAATACGCGTTTAACAAATTTCAAAAACGCGCTGCAAACAACACAAAAAACAGCACAAGAACTTATTCCCGCTTTTACGTCAGGTCTGCAGCAAGATATCACAGAATTTAAATTTCAAGCCCAACCGCGTGTCGCACAGATTAAAGATCAAGTGGAAACGTTAACCGAACATGTCGACGCATTTACAAATGACACACTATCTACAACAGACATGCCGATAGTCTCTAAGGAAAGCTAA
- a CDS encoding HIT family protein, translating to MENCIFCKIAAGEIPSYKVYEDDVVYAFLDLSQVTQGHTLVIPKKHVTDIFEYDEDLASAVFARIPKIARALETAFPEMAGLNILNNNKELAYQSVFHSHVHLIPRYEKTDDFSVHFGNHEGLHNEDEMKAIAKAIAKQVK from the coding sequence ATGGAAAATTGTATTTTTTGTAAAATCGCAGCAGGTGAAATTCCTAGCTATAAAGTTTACGAAGACGATGTTGTCTACGCCTTTTTAGATCTTTCTCAAGTTACACAAGGACACACATTAGTAATTCCTAAAAAACACGTTACCGATATTTTTGAATACGATGAAGACTTGGCTAGCGCAGTTTTTGCTCGTATTCCTAAAATTGCCCGTGCACTAGAAACTGCTTTTCCGGAAATGGCCGGACTAAATATTTTAAATAATAATAAAGAACTAGCTTATCAATCCGTTTTTCATTCCCATGTACATTTAATTCCTCGCTATGAAAAAACAGATGACTTCTCCGTTCATTTTGGCAATCACGAAGGTCTGCACAATGAAGATGAAATGAAAGCTATCGCCAAAGCTATTGCAAAGCAGGTGAAATAA
- a CDS encoding ABC transporter ATP-binding protein yields the protein MSLIVKDLTGGYGQFPVLKNLNFSVEKGELVGLIGLNGAGKSTTIKEIIGLLQPQKGSISLNDVTLKKDPENYRKQIGYIPETPSLYEELTLREHIEVTAMAYDIAQQEAMKRAKPLLKTFRLENKLDWFPAKFSKGMKQKVMVLCAFLIEPSLYIIDEPFLGLDPLAINALLELMNQMKKNGAAILMSTHILATAEKYCDRFIVLHEGEITAQGSLEELQETFGLPGADLDEIYLHLTKAQVIENA from the coding sequence ATGAGTTTAATTGTTAAAGATCTAACAGGGGGCTACGGTCAGTTTCCTGTTTTGAAAAATTTGAATTTCTCCGTTGAAAAAGGGGAATTGGTAGGGTTAATCGGGCTAAATGGTGCTGGTAAGAGTACCACGATTAAAGAAATTATCGGACTTTTACAACCGCAAAAAGGCAGCATTAGTTTAAATGACGTAACCTTAAAAAAAGATCCAGAAAATTATCGGAAACAAATTGGCTATATTCCAGAAACGCCTTCTTTATATGAAGAGTTGACGTTGCGAGAACACATCGAAGTAACTGCAATGGCGTATGATATTGCGCAACAAGAAGCTATGAAACGAGCAAAGCCGCTGTTAAAAACGTTTCGCTTAGAAAATAAGTTAGATTGGTTTCCAGCCAAGTTTTCTAAGGGAATGAAACAAAAAGTGATGGTATTGTGTGCCTTTTTAATTGAACCCAGCCTTTATATTATTGATGAACCATTTTTAGGTTTAGATCCTTTGGCGATTAATGCTTTGTTGGAACTTATGAATCAAATGAAAAAAAATGGCGCGGCGATTTTAATGTCTACGCATATTCTGGCGACGGCAGAAAAGTATTGTGATCGTTTTATTGTCTTGCATGAAGGAGAAATCACAGCGCAAGGTAGTTTAGAGGAATTGCAAGAAACTTTTGGCTTGCCAGGAGCAGACTTAGACGAAATCTATTTGCACTTAACAAAAGCGCAGGTGATAGAGAATGCGTGA
- a CDS encoding ABC transporter permease — protein sequence MRDLFKKRLNFHQRHMQKYLRYVFNDHFVLICVFLLGGVGLYYSEFIKTLPNNFWPATLVVLVALLAVLPIGHFATLTQEADIVFLLPKERALKDYFKAAFNYSLVLPFFVELLILGFLMPLLVATSSLGFSAFFILLLSMWCLKFAHLKIATLKIYQVTTTFLKQAELTWFGVATISLAAGIFLNPFLGLVFASITAVVTQQVVAKREDNLDWEKMIDKEKSRLHRIYQFINLFTDVPEITATVKRRAYLDGLLQKIKSQQSNTYLYLYTRRFVRGSEYSGLFIRLVFIGSLLLYFVHDLYFSVGLGILFIYMIGFQLIPLYNQFRYMVLTQLYPVSSQQKAKALQFLLVVLLSVAAVIFAISAGFALSLWTERFLVIAAYFLMVFFFTHWYVPSRLKKMAA from the coding sequence ATGCGTGACTTATTTAAAAAGCGTCTGAATTTTCATCAACGTCATATGCAAAAATATTTGCGGTATGTTTTTAATGATCATTTTGTCTTGATTTGCGTCTTTTTACTTGGTGGAGTGGGACTTTATTATTCAGAGTTCATTAAAACATTGCCTAATAACTTTTGGCCTGCAACTCTTGTGGTGTTAGTTGCCTTATTAGCAGTTTTACCAATTGGGCATTTTGCAACTTTGACCCAAGAAGCAGATATTGTCTTTTTGCTCCCCAAAGAAAGAGCTTTGAAAGACTATTTTAAAGCTGCGTTTAACTATTCTTTAGTGTTACCATTTTTTGTAGAACTCTTGATTTTAGGCTTTTTAATGCCACTTTTGGTCGCAACTAGTTCACTTGGATTTTCTGCATTTTTTATTTTGTTATTGAGTATGTGGTGTTTGAAGTTTGCCCACTTAAAAATTGCTACTTTGAAAATTTATCAAGTAACCACGACTTTTCTAAAACAAGCAGAGCTAACTTGGTTTGGAGTAGCAACAATTTCTTTGGCTGCTGGTATTTTTTTAAATCCATTTTTGGGCCTAGTTTTCGCGAGTATCACAGCAGTTGTGACACAACAAGTAGTAGCCAAAAGAGAAGATAATCTTGATTGGGAAAAAATGATCGACAAGGAAAAAAGTCGACTTCATCGTATCTACCAATTTATCAATCTTTTTACCGATGTACCAGAAATTACCGCAACAGTAAAACGCCGCGCCTATTTAGATGGCTTGTTGCAAAAAATTAAATCTCAACAAAGTAATACTTATTTGTATTTATATACCAGACGATTTGTCAGAGGTTCAGAATATAGCGGACTTTTTATTCGATTAGTTTTTATTGGTAGTTTGTTACTTTATTTCGTTCACGATCTTTATTTTAGTGTGGGATTAGGAATTCTATTTATTTATATGATTGGCTTTCAGTTAATTCCGTTATACAATCAATTTCGCTATATGGTTTTAACGCAACTTTATCCCGTTTCTAGTCAACAAAAAGCCAAAGCATTGCAATTTTTACTAGTGGTTTTATTAAGTGTAGCAGCAGTGATATTTGCTATCAGCGCAGGTTTCGCTCTTTCTTTATGGACAGAACGTTTCTTAGTAATTGCTGCATATTTTCTCATGGTATTTTTCTTTACACACTGGTATGTTCCAAGTCGTTTAAAGAAGATGGCGGCATAA
- a CDS encoding phosphotransferase family protein: protein MDIQLGQEWNLSPIKGDTGKAYVGSRENDKVFVKRNTTPMLAALSKEGITPRLIWTKRTGNGDTFSAQEWLEGTILTAEEIGKRNDVVDVLYQLHHSQSLKRMLQKIGGEVLTPKMMLEQYKSALANPIAENRFLQLVLHYLKHNVPEFTKEDVAVVHGDVNHRNWLVCRNYLYLVDWDSICFSDPAVDIGTFLGHYLPKSSWSRWLMSYGMMPSGANLEKVYWYALMSLLQEVKKYYVRGDFDTMNEVIIQIKRIFSE from the coding sequence ATGGATATTCAGTTAGGCCAAGAATGGAATTTAAGTCCCATTAAAGGCGATACCGGAAAAGCGTATGTTGGCTCTCGAGAAAACGATAAAGTTTTTGTGAAACGCAACACGACACCAATGCTTGCAGCTCTTTCAAAAGAAGGAATTACCCCGCGTTTAATTTGGACAAAAAGAACGGGAAATGGGGATACTTTTTCCGCACAGGAGTGGCTAGAAGGAACGATTTTAACAGCTGAGGAAATTGGGAAACGAAATGATGTTGTAGACGTGTTGTATCAATTGCATCACTCACAATCACTAAAGCGAATGTTACAAAAAATAGGTGGAGAAGTTTTAACACCGAAGATGATGTTAGAGCAATACAAAAGTGCTTTAGCTAATCCCATTGCAGAGAATCGCTTTTTACAATTAGTTTTACATTATTTAAAACATAATGTACCAGAATTTACTAAAGAAGATGTGGCGGTTGTTCATGGAGATGTGAATCATCGCAATTGGCTGGTTTGTCGTAATTATTTATATTTAGTGGATTGGGATTCTATTTGTTTTAGTGATCCAGCCGTAGATATTGGAACTTTTTTAGGCCATTATTTACCTAAATCTTCTTGGAGCCGCTGGTTAATGAGTTATGGCATGATGCCAAGCGGTGCTAATCTTGAAAAAGTTTACTGGTACGCCTTGATGTCACTGTTACAAGAAGTCAAAAAATATTACGTTCGTGGTGATTTTGACACGATGAATGAAGTCATTATTCAAATTAAGCGAATTTTTAGTGAATAG
- the trmB gene encoding tRNA (guanosine(46)-N7)-methyltransferase TrmB has product MRVRKRNGAEEMLLAHPEIIIAQPTAQKGKWHEVFGNTHPIHIEIGMGKGRFISGMAKQNPTINYVGIDMQVSVVSHALDKALEAEVDNLRLLHVDGSALTEYFADNEIDQIYLNFSDPWPKKRHIKRRLTSPDFLAVDETILKPKGEIHFKTDNQGLFEYSLASFSQYGMTLKQVWLDLHNSDFRDNIMTEYEEKFSTKGQPIYRVEAQFADKTKKN; this is encoded by the coding sequence ATGCGAGTAAGAAAAAGAAATGGTGCTGAAGAAATGCTCTTGGCCCATCCAGAAATTATTATTGCACAACCAACTGCCCAAAAAGGCAAATGGCATGAAGTATTTGGGAACACACACCCAATTCATATTGAAATTGGAATGGGAAAAGGTCGTTTTATTAGTGGTATGGCAAAGCAGAATCCAACAATTAATTATGTTGGTATTGATATGCAAGTAAGCGTGGTTTCCCATGCGCTAGATAAGGCGCTAGAAGCTGAAGTAGACAATTTACGCTTATTGCACGTTGATGGTTCGGCTTTGACTGAATATTTTGCAGATAATGAAATTGATCAAATCTATTTGAATTTTTCAGATCCTTGGCCTAAAAAGCGTCACATCAAACGCCGTTTAACCTCACCTGATTTTTTAGCTGTCGATGAAACTATTTTAAAACCTAAAGGAGAAATTCACTTTAAAACCGATAATCAAGGTTTGTTTGAATATTCTTTAGCTAGTTTTTCGCAATACGGGATGACGTTAAAACAAGTTTGGTTAGATTTACACAACAGTGATTTTCGCGACAATATTATGACCGAATACGAGGAAAAATTTAGTACCAAAGGACAGCCGATTTATCGAGTAGAAGCACAATTTGCAGATAAAACCAAAAAAAATTAA
- the comGA gene encoding competence type IV pilus ATPase ComGA, translating into MNVTKLSEELIVYGKAHKMEDLYITPVKEQWQLQFRQGNRRTLFDCLTKENAEKLIARFKYLAQMDVGEKRKVQLGAITYETVKGEQRLRLSVVGNYKGNESLVIRFLQPMAEVAHFYFPEQLNIVANRIQKRRLYLFSGPTGSGKTTLMYRLAKLNEEQVITIEDPVEIEESTFLQLQTNDAIGQTYDTLIQLALRHRPDCLIIGEIRDTLTAKAAIRAALTGHKVFATIHAANLSETKSRLRDLLPIKNELDYCLGGIIYQRLLTDTKGRIASLLAYQFESELPFSNWQQNLTQLLKEGRIDEKIYQQEG; encoded by the coding sequence ATGAATGTCACCAAATTATCCGAAGAATTAATTGTGTATGGGAAGGCGCATAAGATGGAAGATTTATATATTACCCCGGTAAAAGAACAGTGGCAGTTGCAATTTCGTCAAGGAAATAGGCGTACGCTTTTTGATTGTCTTACAAAAGAGAATGCTGAAAAATTAATTGCACGTTTCAAATATTTAGCGCAAATGGATGTAGGAGAGAAACGGAAAGTACAATTAGGAGCTATTACTTATGAAACTGTGAAAGGTGAGCAGCGCTTGCGTCTTTCTGTTGTTGGAAATTACAAAGGTAATGAAAGTCTTGTGATTCGTTTTTTACAACCTATGGCGGAAGTTGCGCATTTCTATTTTCCAGAACAATTGAACATTGTAGCAAATAGGATTCAAAAACGCCGATTATATTTATTTAGCGGACCAACAGGTTCTGGCAAAACGACCTTAATGTATCGTTTAGCAAAATTAAATGAAGAACAAGTTATTACCATTGAAGATCCTGTTGAAATTGAAGAGAGCACTTTTTTGCAATTGCAGACCAATGATGCGATTGGGCAAACCTATGATACATTAATTCAATTGGCTTTACGTCATCGTCCGGATTGTCTCATCATTGGCGAAATTCGAGATACTTTAACAGCTAAAGCAGCTATTCGTGCGGCGTTAACCGGCCATAAAGTTTTTGCTACGATTCATGCCGCTAACTTGTCAGAAACCAAAAGTCGTTTACGCGATTTATTACCGATTAAAAATGAGTTGGATTACTGTTTAGGCGGGATTATCTATCAACGTTTACTAACGGATACAAAGGGAAGGATCGCTAGTTTGTTAGCCTATCAATTTGAGAGTGAGCTGCCTTTTTCAAACTGGCAACAAAATTTGACGCAATTACTTAAAGAAGGAAGAATTGATGAAAAAATTTACCAACAAGAAGGCTGA
- the comGB gene encoding competence type IV pilus assembly protein ComGB: protein MKKFTNKKAEKQRFVKTLADLLLSGFTLLQAIAVIQRSHGFDEMKVVKFRDNLAAGISLSEVFESIDFNASEIAQVQLAAEQGLLAETLRQIAEQLQLAAKQKQALRQVLSYPLLLLIFVGGVMISLHQFLLPQLLASGMVQKNHWAILFLHYSPYVLCAFIFLVFITSLLIKQYLKKISAIHQANIYSKIPIFNQIYRLFMGSYFALEWGKLFQQGLEINQIIQVMQKTTPNSLLSQLASELDKALQKGEPLSKKLQDYGFLPQEFSLIVFQGQATGKLGIELVLYSQLCSQTLNSKIERGIRLIQPLVFVVIAILIISVYGALFLPLYGNLKLYN, encoded by the coding sequence ATGAAAAAATTTACCAACAAGAAGGCTGAAAAACAGCGCTTTGTTAAAACATTAGCAGATTTATTATTAAGTGGCTTTACATTATTGCAAGCCATTGCGGTTATTCAGCGGAGCCATGGGTTTGATGAGATGAAAGTAGTGAAGTTTCGCGATAATTTGGCAGCAGGAATCTCATTAAGCGAAGTCTTTGAGTCTATTGACTTTAATGCTAGCGAAATTGCGCAAGTTCAGTTAGCAGCAGAACAAGGTTTGTTAGCAGAGACGTTACGTCAAATTGCAGAGCAATTGCAACTGGCTGCTAAGCAAAAACAAGCACTACGACAAGTTTTGAGTTATCCATTACTACTATTAATTTTTGTTGGCGGTGTGATGATTAGTCTACATCAGTTTTTATTACCGCAATTGTTGGCTTCTGGAATGGTACAAAAAAATCATTGGGCTATTTTATTTCTACACTACAGTCCTTACGTTCTGTGTGCTTTCATTTTTCTAGTGTTTATAACCTCTCTTCTAATTAAACAATACTTGAAAAAAATTTCTGCAATTCATCAGGCAAATATTTATAGTAAAATTCCTATTTTTAATCAAATTTATCGCTTATTTATGGGAAGTTATTTTGCTTTAGAGTGGGGAAAACTTTTTCAACAAGGTTTAGAGATTAATCAAATTATTCAAGTAATGCAAAAAACAACCCCTAATTCGCTGTTAAGTCAGCTGGCCAGTGAGTTGGATAAGGCATTGCAAAAAGGGGAGCCCTTAAGTAAGAAATTGCAAGACTATGGTTTTTTACCGCAAGAATTTAGTTTAATTGTTTTTCAAGGCCAAGCGACGGGAAAGCTTGGTATAGAGCTGGTTTTATATAGCCAATTATGCAGCCAAACATTAAACAGTAAAATTGAAAGGGGGATTCGTCTCATTCAGCCGCTTGTATTTGTTGTAATTGCAATTTTGATTATTAGTGTTTATGGTGCCTTATTCTTACCGCTGTATGGCAATTTGAAGCTGTATAACTGA
- the comGC gene encoding competence type IV pilus major pilin ComGC, with protein MKCLGDIYKRLQMGKKTRLPGFTIIEMLVVLFIISILLLLFVPNLSDQKDKAEEGSEKAIVKTVETQIELFKLNNPDGVVNEENMVPEYVSTQQWVIYEKHNDETVQ; from the coding sequence ATGAAATGTTTAGGCGATATATATAAACGTCTGCAAATGGGAAAGAAAACGCGATTACCAGGATTTACCATTATCGAGATGTTAGTTGTACTATTTATTATTAGTATTTTATTATTACTCTTTGTACCAAATTTATCAGACCAAAAAGACAAAGCCGAAGAAGGAAGTGAAAAAGCGATTGTAAAGACGGTAGAAACTCAAATTGAATTGTTTAAATTAAACAATCCAGATGGTGTTGTAAATGAAGAAAATATGGTGCCAGAGTATGTTTCAACACAACAGTGGGTGATTTATGAAAAACATAATGATGAGACTGTACAGTAA
- the comGD gene encoding competence type IV pilus minor pilin ComGD yields the protein MKNIMMRLYSNASHTAFTIAESLVVLVVITAFLLIPTLTLQPLTEKMRVELFLAEFEQNFLLLQQTAIAQQVATTLEIDRQDQVLQFKISEQKSYPHLQIPSELSCVMPDKINIKENTGNYSQMETITFKWKNRKLIVKYTFQMGSGRFVKSII from the coding sequence ATGAAAAACATAATGATGAGACTGTACAGTAATGCAAGTCATACCGCTTTTACGATTGCTGAATCTTTAGTTGTACTTGTTGTTATCACTGCTTTTTTGTTAATTCCCACTTTAACATTGCAACCTTTAACTGAAAAAATGAGAGTTGAATTATTCTTAGCAGAGTTCGAACAAAATTTTTTGTTATTGCAACAGACAGCCATTGCACAGCAGGTCGCTACGACACTTGAAATTGATCGCCAGGATCAGGTATTACAATTTAAAATTTCTGAGCAAAAAAGCTATCCGCATTTACAAATCCCTTCAGAATTATCTTGCGTAATGCCAGATAAAATAAATATAAAAGAAAACACTGGTAACTATTCGCAGATGGAAACAATAACTTTTAAATGGAAAAATAGAAAATTGATCGTTAAATACACATTTCAGATGGGGAGTGGTCGCTTTGTCAAAAGCATCATCTAA
- the comGF gene encoding competence type IV pilus minor pilin ComGF has protein sequence MKIRGVTLLECLVALLIFNMCLLLISGLLLKTIRLKEVLIQREEQEFATFMLQLENELQDTTLVSCTAAVLKCKNSLGQIIAIEKGNNMIRKRVDKAGHQPLLMDVYHLHFSKDFATKSVMLKVFFQSGRVCYGKWVEN, from the coding sequence TTGAAAATTAGAGGAGTTACATTGCTGGAATGTTTAGTGGCCTTACTTATTTTCAATATGTGTTTATTACTAATTAGTGGGCTTCTTTTAAAAACAATTCGGTTAAAAGAAGTACTCATCCAAAGAGAAGAACAAGAATTTGCGACTTTTATGTTGCAATTAGAAAATGAATTACAAGATACAACCCTTGTTTCGTGTACAGCAGCAGTATTAAAATGCAAAAATAGTTTGGGACAAATCATTGCTATCGAAAAAGGGAATAATATGATTCGCAAAAGAGTCGACAAGGCAGGTCATCAGCCTCTTTTGATGGATGTTTATCATTTGCATTTTTCAAAAGATTTCGCAACGAAGAGTGTAATGTTAAAAGTTTTTTTTCAATCAGGGAGGGTTTGTTATGGAAAGTGGGTGGAAAATTAA
- the comGG gene encoding competence type IV pilus minor pilin ComGG, with product MESGWKINPKAGVLLTTLLLVGLLSLLSYSVLTHHFITVTATIKTERLYRAKTMKELFLVYYFTLSDQGQQKGLVKFTQGQCHFFKENEVLDLVVLLDKETFHFSVSETELTKLSERFKDNKKSVSY from the coding sequence ATGGAAAGTGGGTGGAAAATTAACCCCAAAGCTGGCGTCTTATTAACCACACTATTATTAGTTGGATTGTTAAGTTTGCTTAGTTACAGTGTGCTAACACATCATTTTATTACTGTAACAGCTACAATAAAAACAGAAAGATTGTATCGCGCCAAAACAATGAAAGAACTATTTTTAGTTTACTATTTCACACTTTCAGATCAAGGACAACAAAAAGGCCTAGTGAAATTTACACAGGGGCAATGTCATTTTTTTAAAGAAAATGAAGTATTAGATTTAGTTGTTCTGTTAGATAAAGAGACATTTCATTTTTCGGTTAGTGAAACAGAACTGACGAAGCTTTCTGAACGTTTTAAAGATAACAAAAAATCTGTTTCTTATTGA
- a CDS encoding class I SAM-dependent methyltransferase, with protein sequence MFPDQFEKAFSLNLEAVQLLQNALGSSFLDAYIENVENQLDGFSVRVLAGVPNAETVGKIEALYSELKKISLAGEDLRKLSQLLLLKGSKTEQLQANHQLTPDGLGFLFVYLLEQLYSDKKQALTIFDPAVGMGNLLLTALLNLKIAGYEAKGVGVDIDDTLLAVAAADTEWTKGDMQLFHQDSLQDLLLDPTDAAISDLPIGYYPNDQKAQDFITGVTQGHSYAHHLLMEQAMNYVKEAGYGLFLVPSNLLESKQATQVKNWLAKKVFLQGLIQLPDQLFRSEQSRKSILIVQNRGGDASQKEVFLAKLASLTDEKVIAKFFKQFEEWKLAN encoded by the coding sequence ATGTTTCCTGATCAATTCGAAAAAGCTTTTTCATTGAATCTTGAAGCCGTCCAATTGTTGCAAAATGCATTGGGGTCCTCATTTCTGGATGCTTACATCGAGAATGTGGAAAATCAATTGGATGGATTTAGTGTGCGGGTATTAGCGGGTGTTCCAAATGCTGAAACTGTTGGAAAAATCGAAGCATTGTATTCTGAGCTAAAGAAAATTTCTTTAGCAGGAGAAGATTTGCGTAAATTATCCCAGTTACTTTTATTAAAAGGTAGTAAGACAGAACAGTTACAAGCTAATCATCAGCTAACGCCAGATGGATTAGGATTTTTATTCGTTTATTTGTTGGAACAGTTATATTCTGACAAGAAACAAGCATTAACTATTTTTGATCCAGCGGTGGGAATGGGGAATTTATTATTAACGGCCCTATTAAACCTTAAAATTGCCGGTTATGAAGCAAAAGGTGTTGGTGTCGATATTGATGATACTCTATTAGCGGTTGCAGCGGCTGATACAGAGTGGACTAAAGGAGATATGCAGCTTTTCCATCAAGATAGCTTGCAAGACTTATTATTAGACCCAACAGATGCTGCCATTTCTGATTTACCAATTGGCTATTATCCTAATGATCAAAAAGCGCAAGATTTTATCACCGGTGTTACACAAGGGCATTCATATGCCCATCATCTATTGATGGAACAAGCAATGAATTACGTAAAAGAAGCGGGCTACGGTCTGTTTTTAGTACCAAGCAATTTATTGGAGTCAAAACAAGCAACACAGGTTAAAAACTGGTTGGCTAAAAAAGTCTTTTTACAAGGTTTAATCCAATTACCAGACCAGCTTTTTCGCTCCGAACAATCACGCAAAAGTATTTTAATCGTACAAAATCGCGGTGGCGATGCTAGCCAAAAAGAAGTCTTTTTAGCAAAATTAGCTTCATTAACTGATGAAAAAGTCATTGCTAAATTCTTTAAACAATTTGAAGAATGGAAATTAGCCAATTAA